tgcattatccacctagtctctcactaaagggccgggtatactatacgaggacatgataatgcaatgacatgaaaaactcactgagtccctcacaagagggccgggtacgtatgtatatatataatgatgtgatgtaataaggtggtgatggcgccgggcctatgatggtcctacaggtatgattcaccggattcctgaaagggccagctatattgtataatttgagtatgcatgttttatgattcacagggtacaagtacaggtttcttatatgatattttatctcTTACTTCTCTGTTTCAGATATGCTACCAGTtatgctatattatgttttatatactcagtacatatatcgtactgaccccccttttttcgggaggctgcgttcatgcccgcatgtacagatagacagtttggggatccgccagcataggagtcccacccAGTGGTCCAGAGGTGCTCttttgtgctggagcctagattttgatACTAAACcctgatatatatatttttgttcacgggtatggcggggccctgtcccgccttatgttactgttcttactcttagaggtctgtggatatgtacatgggttgtatacgagttgtatatgtatgtatgtacagttgtgCTTATCTGACTTGTGCTTTGGAGCGTTCCTGGTGttgtgacagccttgtcggctcacttGTATGTGtattatggaacgaccctatatgtTACGACAGTCTTGTCGgtttgtatgttttcttatcgGTTGGTACACTATGAGTCAAACAGGACATGAGTTTACTTAGAGTTGGCAGGGATACACGTGTGTGTCcaattcgggcacccgtcacgacctacggggttggatcgtgacagtttAATTGTACCAAAACATAAATGGtaaattagaattatttaaaattaagaaagagtataattggaaaaaaaaagtaaacaatGGGATATCACCAAATTGGTGGTTTAAAAAAGTAAGAATTTTCATGGTTACAAAATCATGAAaccaaatcatatcatatcatgtaaTTAAAGAAACAACCAAACAAATGTGGTTCTCTTACTAACCATACCACACCATACCACATAAAACCACCCTCCAAACAAGTTGTAAGAGTCCTAGAAGGTTGTCATGGAGCTACATTCCCTTCCCGACCTCCATAAAATACATACTCAGAgccatatatataatagatacaaattcaatataacaaaaatcatctcaaaatttCGTTCATAATTTCAAAAAATCACTTCTTAGGGATGATGCTAAATCTACCTGTCTGATTCATAACTTTTCGGAAAATTGTATCTTGCCATTTGAAAGAAATTATGacgaaattttaatttatataataatatattattgtatgtgggtataaatatcttttataattttatataatgatGTGTATTGAATATATAATATTGTGTAtcaagttttcaaatatttttataaaaagaaacttacgcaatttttatattattattgtataccAGATATATATTACTCCTATTGTAATACCATAGTGTGTTTTAAACTAAATATTTGTAATACAAgttttagtttatattttgcAATATAAATTAAGTAACTTTACTTTTACAAAATTTTCCAttctaaaaaaatagtttatgtACAAAATTCCAAAAAGATCTGAGCATAAGAATTTATTGTACCCAATTTTTCCAAGTCTTATAAAGCCAACTTAACCCTAGAAATTCCAATAATAATTCCAATCGTCATAGAACTTTCCAGAACCTCAGCCAGAACCTACAAGAACCCTCTAGTCCCCACTACCACACACAAAACCCTCTTTAATAAATCCCTAAAAACTCCATCTTTCTTCTCTTCCATTGTACTCTTTCATAGATTCTTCAAGAACATTCCTGTAAATCAACAGCGATGGCCGACGAAGCTAAGGCCAAAGGTAACGCCGCTTTCGCCGCCGGTAATTTCACCGATGCTATAAATCACTTCACGGAAGCCATCAATCTTGCTCCCACCAATCACGTTCTTTACTCCAACCGATCTGCTGCCTACGCATCATTAGGGAAATATTCCGATGCTTTATCCGATGCCCAGAAAACAGTTGACCTGAAACCCGACTGGGCAAAAGGGTATTCTCGTCTTGGTGCCGCACATTCTGGACTTCACCATTACGATGACGCCGTTTCTGCTTACAAGAAGGGGCTTGAAATTGATCCAAATAATGAGGGGTTAAAATCAGGTCTTGCTGATGCTCAATCAGCTCAGGTTCGATCTCGTGGTCCGGCTAATCCGCCGAGCCCGTTTGGTGATGCGTTTTCCGGTCCGGAGATGTGGGCTAAGTTGACTGGGGATGCAAGTACAAGGTCTTATTTGCAACAGCCTGATTTTGTTAACATGATGAAAGATATTCAGAAGAATCCAAGTAATTTGAATCTTTATTTGAAGGATCAGAGGGTAATGCAAGCACTTGGAGTTTTGTTAGGTGTGAAATTGTCGACAAGGATGCCGGAGGAGGACGATGAGATGCCGGAAGTTTCTACGGAGAGGAAGAGACCAGCGGAGGCAGAGCATGTGAAGGAGGAGAAGCGTCCCGAGCCTGAACCACAGCCAGAGCCAATGGACGTGTCTGAGGAAGAGAAGGAGATTAGAGAGAAGAAAGCAAAAGCACAGACGGAGAAAGTGGCGGGTAATGCGGCATACAAGAAGAAGGATTTTGAGACTGCAATTCAGCACTATACTAAGGCTATTGAGCTTGATGATGAAGATATATCTTTCATTACTAACCGCGCCGCGGTCTACTTGGAGATGGGAAAGGTATCATCCACATTCCTTAATACTCCCTAATGTTATTTGGCTAGTTAAAGGGTGTATGATGTTAATATGACTTGATAGCAGTCGTAAAGctaaaactttaatttttttaacaaaggAAACGAAGTCAGCATGGCTTGCCTAGTTCGTGCTTATCAGTAGTTATGATCCCTGCTTGCTACAATTGATCTAATCATTAACTTGatcaaaaaaagttgaaaattttgaaatattgcACTTTAGAGTTAGCCTAGCTAGTGTAATTAAGCTGTAGTTTGTGGTAGACTAGGGTTGAATCTAGCTGTAAAAGAAGTAAGTTGATTTCTCCCATCTACCCGGTGGAAAGGGGCAGCCGGTGCAGGTATGGTAGGATGGTCCATGTCCGGCTTGATAGTTGTTTAAAAGACGGAAGTTTTAATTGTTTAATGAGTATTGGGTTTTGGAAGTTGTCTATATTATGTAGAAATAGACAACAATCCTGAAATTGGGAAGAGAGTCTGTATACATTGGAATGGAAGGAGTATCACTACTTGTGTGCTTGTCTtctttatgcatttttatggTGACATGCTTGGGGGAATTTGAGTTCATCATCAGCATAGTTGATGTGGTAGAAGGATTTGGCTTTTCTCCTAGGTAATAGGTCATGTGGTAGTGTTGTAACTCCTTAGTgtgtttggtattttttttgtcaataaaACTAAGGTTGTGGGGTTTGTTGTAAAGTTTTAGTTGGGTTTCATATAACTAATGTTGTAGTCGAGAGGGTGTGAAGTATCACATGAGGGAATTGTAATTTGTCTTATTGGCAGATTTGTGATGCCGGACATAATGTCTCTGTGTAGAAGAGTTCGCACATATGGGTGATATACCCTTCTCAAGGTGTTCATTTTtgtttgggttgttgttgttgttgttgtatattttgATCAGGCAATTGTC
The genomic region above belongs to Solanum dulcamara chromosome 5, daSolDulc1.2, whole genome shotgun sequence and contains:
- the LOC129889894 gene encoding hsp70-Hsp90 organizing protein 2-like, translating into MADEAKAKGNAAFAAGNFTDAINHFTEAINLAPTNHVLYSNRSAAYASLGKYSDALSDAQKTVDLKPDWAKGYSRLGAAHSGLHHYDDAVSAYKKGLEIDPNNEGLKSGLADAQSAQVRSRGPANPPSPFGDAFSGPEMWAKLTGDASTRSYLQQPDFVNMMKDIQKNPSNLNLYLKDQRVMQALGVLLGVKLSTRMPEEDDEMPEVSTERKRPAEAEHVKEEKRPEPEPQPEPMDVSEEEKEIREKKAKAQTEKVAGNAAYKKKDFETAIQHYTKAIELDDEDISFITNRAAVYLEMGKYDECIKDCDTAVERGRELRSDYKMIARALTRKGTALAKLAKNSKDFEVAIEVFQKALTEHRNPDTLKKLNEAEKAKKELEQQEYFNPQIADEEREKGNQFFKEMKYPEAVKHYTESIKRNPKDPKAYSNRAACYTKLAALPEGLKDAEKCIELDPTFVKGYTRKGAVQFFMKEYEKALKTYQEGLKLDPQNHELLDGVKRCVEQINKAGRGDLTPEELKERQAKGMQDPEIQNILTDPVMRQVLTDFQENPKAAQDHMKNPLVMDKIQKLINAGIVQVR